Sequence from the Patescibacteria group bacterium genome:
TCAACGCCAACTTACTGGATTTCTATCTTGCTCACATCAACCTCATTCCCGAGGATTGGAAAGGGAAGGCAGTGTTCTTTTGGGCAACCATCTACCGCCGCTCGGATGGCAGTCTGTACGTTCGCTACCTTTTCTGGAGTGGCGGCGGGTGGTACTGGCTCTACAATTGGCTCGACGATGACTGGGGTGATCATAATCCCGCGGCTTCTCGCAAGTAATTAAGTCCTTTGAGCTTAGGAACTTAGGTCTGTTTGGCCTTTGAACTTAATCCTTTGGACTTGAGTCCATTCGACCCACAATGGTTTGTCTTACAAACTGGCGTGGGTCGTTTTATTTTTGTATAATGAACTAGGCGCAGCTTGTGGCATAGATAAAAAGGGACGGGTTTTTGGGTTGATGGGGCACTATCATTTGTTAATAGAACATAAGACAAAGACCATATTTTTTAAAAGACAGTTGACAATATTATTGTAAGAAATTACAATATATATTGTAATAATTTACAATGATATTATGTTAAAGCTCGGTTCGGAAATCACGATTAAACTATTAGATTATTATTTTTTGAATCCCAAAAAAGAACATCACATTAATCAGTTGGCCGATGTTTTAAAAATTGACCCGGGAAATTTATTCCGTAAGTTAAAAGAATTAGAGAATGAAGGCGTTTTGGTTTCCGAAAAAGAAGGCAACCAGCGACGATTCAAGTTAAACAAGGATTATCCATTTTTGGCAGAATTTAAGAAGATATATGAATCTAAATACGGCTTTTTGTCTTTATTAAAAGAAAAAATTTCTAAATTAAAAAATTTACAGGAAGCATATGTGTTTGGCTCGTATGCCAATAGTCAATTTGGGCCTGAAAGCGATATAGATATTTTGCTTATCGGAAATCATTCTCCGATAAGCGCGAAGAGGATAATTCTTCCTTTACAGAGCAGAACGAAGAGAGAAATTAATATAATAGACCTAACTCCTGATGATTTTGTAAAGCGAAAAAATAAAAAAGATGAGCTTATAGAAAATATTTTTTCTGGGCAGGTGATTAAAATATTTTAATATGTTTGAGAAATTTTGCTTCACTGAAAAACAAATAGATAGGCACTATAAATCTTGCTTAAGAGATTTTTCAATAGCAAGTAAATCTGAAATTCCCGAGGTGGCATTCCGTTTTTGTTATGATGCTATAATCAAGCTGTCCATAACCATCTGCGCGAAGAATGGCTTAAGGGTTAAAGCCAGAGCAGGGCATCATATAGAATTAATCGAAAAATTATCGGAGTTTTTGAAAGATAAAGAAATAGTGATTATTGCAAATGAAATGAGGATTAAGAGAAATAAGGACTTGTACGGAGAGGGAATTTTGATATCAAATATAGATGCCAAAGATTATGTTAAGTGGGCTAAGAGTGTTTTTGGCGCAGCAGATGAATATCTTTTTAAAAAGGGAAGTAGATTAAGATTATAGTCGTAGAAAAACCCAAAAACCCGCTTCAAGCGGGTTTTTGGGTTAGGAATTAGAGGTCTTGGATGGTCGGGGAAGGGAGAGTCGAACTCCCGCCACACGCACCCCATGCGCGCATCCTACCACTGGACCATTCCCCACAGTCGGTTTCTGGCACATCCTATGACTGGACCATTCCCTGTACTAGAGTAAATTATTTACCCCTACTTTTCTTTAAAAGGGTTTTTTTACAGCGGGTGCAGGCCTTAACTCTTTCGCCTGATGCCAATGTAGCCCATTGGAGATTGGGTTTTTTTGATACTTTTGGAGTCGGATTGTATTTTGACATCAGCTTGTTGTATTTTCTTCCCATTACCGGCCCCTTGCCACAGATTTCGCAAACTTTGCTCATTTTAGAATTTTGTTAATTATGTTTTGTTTTTTGTATGAGGTGAGTTTTAGTGTAATTTATTTTCCTGATTTTGACAAGAGCAATTAATCATTTGCCTGCCTTGAGCGGGTTGATAATTTACCATTAATCGTTTATTATTAGGGCATGACTGGAATAGAATTAATAATCGTTATTATCATATTTCTTTTTTCAGTAGTTTTTCACGAAGTTGCCCATGGATGGGTTGCTTTTGCCTTGGGAGATTCTACTGCAAAGAGAGCAGGGCGACTGACCCTGAATCCTTTAAAGCATCTTGACCCGATTGGGTCGGTCCTTTTGCCTGGATTTTTGATTTTGATGAAATTTGCTGGAATGGGCGGATTTATTTTCGGCTGGGCGAAACCAGTTCCGATTAATCCATATAATTTTAAAGACCAAAAATACGGAACCGCGAAAGTTGCGATTGCCGGCTCTGCGGCAAATTTTTCCTTGGCTTTAATTTTTGGATTGGCCCTAAGGTTTCTGCCAATTATCTATTCAATCCAGGGCGTGGGTTTGATTTTCCTATATATTGTCCAAATAAATTTGATTTTAGCGATATTTAATCTGCTTCCGATTCCGCCGCTTGACGGGTCACATATTCTTTTTACTTTTTTGCGCAAGAGAGCGGATAAGCTTAAAATGTTTTTAGTTCAGTATGGATTTTTTCTATTGGTTTTCATAATTTTTTTCTTTTTTCAATATATTGCCCAAGCAGTCCTGTGGTTGATGCAGCTGATAATCGGAATTTCAATATAATTTTTGTTTGACAAAAATTTTTTGTTCTGCTAATTTAAATCGTACACAGAATTGTATTTGTTTTTAATTTGAGCGAACCCCGCCTTGGGCGCGGGATACACAATTTTGCAGCCATTCAGGCCGCATCACAAGTGATTTGCCTTCATAGGCAAAATTGGTACATGCCAACTATTCATCAATTAATTAAAAAAGGCAGAAAGAAGCAGGTTTCAAAAGATAAAACGCCTGCTTTGGCTTTTGTTTTTAATACTATTAAAAACAGGCCCAAGAAACATGATTCTCCTTTTAAAAGAGGGGTGTGTATTAAGGTTTTTACAGTCACACCAAAGAAACCTAACTCTGCGTTGAGAAAAGTGGCGAGAGTGCGATTAAGTAATGGAATGGAGGTTTCAGCGTATATTCCGGGCGAGGGCCATAATCTGCAAGAACACTCTGTCGTGATAGTAAGGGGAGGAAGGGTTAAGGATTTGCCTGGCGTGAGATATCATATTGTCCGCGGAATTTTAGATACGAGCGGGGTGGAAAAAAGAAAACAAGGCAGAAGTAAATATGGAGCCAAAAAACAAGCATAATAAAAAATAATATTAATTATGAGTAAGAAGAAATACATTCAAGTAAAACCAGACCCGATTTATAACGACATGACTGTCGCTAAACTTATTAATTACATAATGCGAAAGGGGAACAAATCTATTGCGCGTAAAATAGTTTATAGCGCATTGAGCATTATCAAAGAAAAAACAAAACAAGAGCCAGTTCAATTTTTAGAGAAAGCGATTCAGAATGCTTCTCCGGTTTTGGAAGTAAAGTCAAAGAGAATTGGAGGGGCAAATTATCAAGTCCCTATTGAAGTTTCAAAAGAAAGGAGAGTGGCATTAGCTGTGAGATGGATAATTCAAGCTTCAAAGAAAGGCAAGGGGTCAATGGCTGAAAAATTAGCAAAAGAATTGATGGAAGCAGCGGAAAACACAGGCAATGCTGTCAAGAAGAAAGAAACTGTCCACAAAATGGCAGAAGCCAACAAGGCCTTTGCGCACTTTGCGTGGTAAAGTTATTTCTTAGCGAGGGCGAGCCAGCAGACGAAGCCCGAGCTTAGAAAGAACTTTACCCGCCCTGGGCGGGTGTGTAATTTTCTAACAGCTCAGCGGCGCAAAACCTTGCTTCGCTGAGAAAATTAACATGCGTGAATTTTCAGTAGAAAAATATAGAAATATAGGAATCATCGCCCATATTGACGCCGGAAAAACCACGGTTTCCGAGCGAGTTTTATTTTACACAGGCATTTCTCATAAAATAGGAGAAGTTCACGAGGGAGAGGCGATTATGGACTGGATGGAGCAGGAAAGAGAGAGGGGAATTACAATCACTTCTGCTGCCACCACTTGCTTTTGGCATCCGACAGAAGATGGCGAGAGCAAAGAACGGGAGTGTAAAATAAATTTAATTGATACGCCAGGACACATTGATTTTACTGCTGAAGTCCAGAGGTCTTTAAGAGTTCTTGACGGCGCAGTAGTTGTTTTTGACGGCGTGGCAGGAGTTGAGGCGCAGTCGGAAACTGTCTGGCACCAAGCTGATAAATTCAAAGTCCCCAGAGTTTGTTTTATTAATAAATTAGATAGAATGGGGGCTTCTTTTGAATATAGTTTAAAAACAATTTGGGAGCGGTTAACCCCCAACGCTGTTGCAGTGCAAATACCTATTGGACAGGAAGGAAATTTTTCAGGGGTCATAGATTTAATCACTATGAAGGCCGTAAAATTTGAAGGTGAGAATGGAGAAAAAGTCATAGTTGAAGAAATCCCTGATGATATGAAAGACAAAGCAGAAGAATGGAGAAAAAAAATGCTTGAAAAAGTGGCGGCCGAAGACCATGGACTTCTGGAGAATTATTTGGAGGGCAAAGAGGTGGGAGTTGAACAGATAAGAAAAGCTATTAGAAAAGGCGTGATTGATTATCAAGTAATTCCTGTTTTCTGCGGTTCAGCTTTAAAAAATAAAGGCACCCAATTAGTATTGGATGCTGTTGTTTATTATTTTCCAAGTCCAATTGATGCGCCTCCAATCAGAGGAAAGGACCCTAAGACCGAGGAAACTATTGAAAGGAAACCGAGCGATGATGAGTCATTTTCAGCTCTCGCATTTAAGGTTGCCACAGACCCTTTTGTTGGCGCCCTCACTTATTTCCGTATATATTCCGGAAAATTGTCTTCTGGCACAAGCTTGTTAAATTCCAGCAATGGGAAAAAGATAAGAATAGGAAGAATAGTGAGGATGCACTCCAATCATAGAGAAGAGGTTGAGGAATTGTACGCAGGCGATATCGCGGCAGCCATTGGGTTGAAAGATGTGGAAACAGGCCACACTATTTGCGACCCAGATAATCCAATAATTTTAGAAAAGATAATTTTCCCAGAGCCGGTAATTTCTATTAGGATTGAGCCAAAAACAAAAGCTGACCAAGAAAAATTGGGATTAGCTCTGAAGAAATTGGCTGAAGAAGACCCGACATTTAAAGTCAAAACAGATGAAGAAACAGCAGAAACAATTATCTCTGGTATGGGAGAACTGCATTTGGAAATTTTAGTGGACAGGATGAAAAAAGAATTCAAAATGGAAGCCAATGTGGGCAGGCCACAGGTTGCTTACAAAGAAACAATTTTAGCAGAGGCGGAAGCAGAAGGAAAATATATAAGGCAAAGTGGAGGCAGGGGACAGTATGGGCATACTTGGGTGAGGGTTAGTCCGAAAAAGCCGGGTGAAGGATTTTTGTTTGTTGATGAAATTAAAGGAGGTATTATTCCTAAAGAATATATTCCAGCAGTCCGCAAAGGGATTGAAGAGGCAATGGAGAGGGGTATATTGGCAGGATTCCCAATGGTTGATGTGGAAGCTGCATTATATGATGGTTCATTTCATGAAGTTGATTCTTCAGAGTCAGCCTTTAAAATAGCAGGGTCAATGGCTTTTCAAGCAGCAGCAAAATTAGCCAAGCCAGTATTGCTTGAGCCGATTATGCGTCTTGAAGTTAGTATTCCTAATGAATTTTTCGGAGACATTATCGGAGATTTAAATGCCAGGCGGGGGAGAATAAAGGAAAGCTTTGATAGGGCTTCTATGAAAGTAGTTGAAGCATTTGTGCCTTTGGCAGAGATGTTTGGATACGCAACTTCATTGAGGTCTATGACTCATGGCAGGGCTGCTTTTACTATGGAATTTAGCCATTATGACCAGGTTCCGCATAATACTACCCAGAAGATAATAGAAGCAAGAACATAATCAATAATCATTAATCAATAATCATTAATCATTAAATATTAGTATGGATTTTAATCAGATAAAAAAGTTAATAGATAAAGAAGGTGGCAAGGTAATTGTTGTGGAAAATGGCGAACCGATTTTGGTTATCTCAAGAATAGAAACAGAAAAAGAGAATCAGCAAAAAATGTCGTTTGAAAAAAAGAGACAAGCAATGCGCAATATATTTGATGAAAGCAAAGGAATTAGCCAAAGCACAGAATTGCTTGCCAAGGAAGAATTGCCAGCTGAAGAATTAACAGTTGAAGATTTGCCATTTTAATGCTATCATAGATTCGCTTGCGTATATTTAGGCGCAAGGGGTTGACTTTTTTTCACATTTAAGTAATATACTTAATACAATTGTTTTAAAATTATAATTAATATTTAGTAAGTAAAAATATGGCTGAAAAAGAAAAATTTGAGCGAACAAAACCTCACATTAATGTGGGGACAATTGGTCATGTGGACCACGGCAAGACAACTTTGACTGCCGCGATTTTGAAAGTTCTTCACCTAAAGGGGTATAGGGCTTCTCAAAAAGGCATTGACCAGATTGATTCTGCCCCAGAAGAGAAAGCCAGGGGCGTGACCATTAATATTGCGCATGTGGAGTATGAAACAGAAAAGAGGCATTATGCTCATATTGATTGCCCGGGTCACAGCGATTACATTAAAAACATGATTACTGGCGCTGCCCAGATGGATGGAGCGATTTTGGTTGTGTCTGCAGTTGACGGGCCAATGCCCCAGACCAGAGAACACATTTTGCTTGCTCGCCAGGTAGGCGTTCCAGCGATTATCGTTTTCCTTAATAAATGCGACGCAGTTGATGACCCAGAGATGATTGGATTGGTAGAATCAGAGATAAGAGAATTATTAAAGAAATATGAATATCCCGGAGACGAGATACCAATTATTAGGGGTTCTGCTTTAAAAGCGGTGGAGGTTACATCTGCGGACGACGAGGCAGCCAAGCCGATATTAGAGCTTGCCAAAACGCTGGATGAATATTTTCCAGAACCGCAGAGACCAATAGACCAGCCATCTCTTATGGCTATAGAAGATGTTTTTTCTATAGAAGGCAGGGGAACAGTTGCTACTGGCAGGATTGAGAGAGGCATTATTAAATCAGGAGAAGAAATGGAACTTGTGGGGATTCACCCAACAACCAAAACCACTGCTGTTAGTATAGAAATGTTTAATAAGATATTAGACGAAGGAAGAGCAGGAGATAATGTTGGTATCCTGTTAAGAGGGCTTAAAAAAGAAGATGTGGAAAGAGGACAGGTGCTGGCAAAACCAGGAACAATCACTCCTCATACTGAATTTGAAACAGAGATTTATGCTTTGACAAAAGAGGAAGGAGGCCGCCATACCCCGTTTTTCAAAGGGTATAAGCCACAGTTCTACATCCGCACAACTGATGTTACCGGAGATGTTATTTTGCCTGAAGGAACAGAAATGGTTATGCCAGGCGACACTGCCAATTTAATAGTTAAACTGATAGCGCCGATTGCTTTGGAGGAAAAAAATAGATTCGCCATTAGAGAAGGCGGAAGAACTGTTGCATCCGGAGTTGTGATTAAAATAATTAAATAAAATAAGTAATAGTTCTTTTAAAGATGCCTACCACAAAGAAAGCCAAGATAGAGGAAGCGCCACAAAAAATTAGGATTAAGCTGAAGGCGTATGATAACAAGGTGCTGGATAAAAGCGCTCGACAGATTGTTGAGACGGTTTTGAGATATGGCGCCAAGATTTGCGGGCCGGTTCCTTTACCAACAGAAATTCACAAATACACTGTTAACCGCTCAAGTTTCGTTCATAAAGACGCACGAGAGCAGTTTGAGATAAGAGTCCATAAGAGATTGATAGATATTTTGGATTCAGACCAAAGAGTGGTAGAGTCATTGACGAATTTAAATTTGCCGACAGGAGTTGATATTCAAATTAAGATTTAAGGAGTCAAGTCCATTAGATGGATACTAGCCCCCATGAAAGACGCATAAACAATGTGCCGGGTTGGTTAACCCGGTATTTTGTTGAAAAAATAGTATGAAAAAAATTATTCTTGCCAAAAAAATAGGGATGACCCAGATATGGAAGGATGACAAGATTATTCCAGTGACCCTTGTTCAAGCAGGGCCTTGTTCTATTACTCAATTAATGGCCAAAGAAAAGGATGGTTATGACGCTGTTCAGATTGGTTTCCAAGGATTGAGAAAAAGAAAAATAACAAAGAGCAAGAAAAAGAAACCATTTTCATATTTGAAAGAATTTAAGACAAAAGGCGAACAAGGGGAAATAAAAAAGGGAGACATCATAGATGTGAATATCTTTGAGCAAGGGGATAAAGTTAAGGTTTCTGCTATTTCCAAGGGAAAAGGGTTTCAAGGAGGCGTGAAAAGATGGGGATTTGCTGGAAGAAAAAAAACGCATGGGACTAAGCATGAGTCAAGGACAATCGGTTCAATCGGTTCTTCATTTCCCCAGAGAGTATTAAAAGGAAAGAGAATGCCTGGAAGGATGGGAACGGGAAGGATAACAGTGAAAAATTTGGAAATAGTGAAAATTGATAAAGAAAAAAATCAGATTGCTTTAAAAGGAGCAATCCCTGGCAGAAAAGGAACTTTAGTGGAAATAAAGGAATTTTAGTTAAAATATATGAAGATTGATGTCTATAATTCAATAGGGGAAAAGAGCGGGCAGATGGAATTGCCCAAGAAAGTATTTGATAGAGACCCTAATCCTGATTTAGTTCATCAGGCGGTTATTAGCATGCAATCAAATAAGAGAAATGTTATAGCCCACACTAAAGACAGGTCAGAAGTTAGTGGCGGTGGAAAAAAACCATGGAGACAGAAAGGAACAGGCAGGGCAAGGCATGGCTCTTCAAGGTCTCCAATTTGGATTGGCGGAGGAGTTACATTCGGGCCCACAAATAAGAGGAATTTTAAAATGGTAGTTCCCAAGAAAATGAAAAAAATGGCTTTATTTTCAATACTTTCCGACAAGGTCAGAAATCAAGAAATTTCAGTTATTGATAATTTGACTATTGAAGAGGCAAAGACAAAAACAATCAACAAGATATTAACAAATTTATTAAATAAGATTTATCCTGAACAGAAAAAAGGAAAAAAACGAGCGTTTAAAAGCGTTCTTATTATTTTAGACAAGAAAGACGATAAGCTAATAAGGGCAGTAAGAAATATCCCGAAAATAAATATAATTGATGTTAGGAACTTGAGCATATTAGACGCAATATCTACCCAACGCTTGATTTTTTTGAAAGATTCAATTAAGACAATTAAAGAATTGTCTGCTTAATAATATGTCTATTTTTGATGTTTTTAAAAAGAAGGTAAGACCGGAAATAAAGAAAGAGCAAAAGAAAGAAATGCCAGTTGTAGAGAAAGCGGTCAAAAAACCGGAAGTTAAGGTTGTGGTGAAAAAAGAGAAGAAAGAGAAAAAAGAAATAGTAAAAGAGATAAAAGAAGCAAAGAAGAAAGGGGCAACAAAAAAACAAGGAATTCTTGCGCCAGACGAAAAGACAGAAGAGAAAAAGATTGTTAAGCCCAAAAAAGCGGTCAAGCCAACCAGTTTAGCGTGGAAGGTCTTGGTTAAGCCGCATGTCACAGAGAAAGCGACTTATTTGGGGGAAAAAAATGAATATGCGTTTGTTGTTTCTAAGAGCGCCAACAAAATAGAAGTGAAGAAAGCGATAGAAGATGTTTATGATGTTAATGTTGAGAAAGTGAGGATGATAAATATTCCGGGTAAAAAAAGAAGATTAGGAAGAGTGAAGGGGTTTAAGAGTGGATACAAAAAAGCGATTATTAAAATCAAAAAAGGACAAGAGATTGAGGTCTTGCCGAGATAATTTTTAATAATTATGAAGAAATATAAACCAACAACTCCAGGGAGACGACATGCCACGATAGAGGATTTTTCAAATCTGGACAAGAAGAGGCCAGAGAAGAGTTTGGTTATTAAATTGAAAAAGAAAGCTGGACGGAATAGTCAAGGAAAGATTACTGTGAGGCATAAGGGCGGTGGAGCAAAACGGCTTTATCGTATAATTGATTTTGCCAGAAAGCGACTTGATATTCCTGCAAAAGTCCTTGCCTTGGAATATGACCCTAATAGAACTGCTTTTATAGCTCTTATTGAATACAGCGACGGGGTTAAAAAGTATATTTTAGCGCCACAGGGTTTGAATAAAGGAGATACTGTTATA
This genomic interval carries:
- a CDS encoding nucleotidyltransferase domain-containing protein gives rise to the protein MLKLGSEITIKLLDYYFLNPKKEHHINQLADVLKIDPGNLFRKLKELENEGVLVSEKEGNQRRFKLNKDYPFLAEFKKIYESKYGFLSLLKEKISKLKNLQEAYVFGSYANSQFGPESDIDILLIGNHSPISAKRIILPLQSRTKREINIIDLTPDDFVKRKNKKDELIENIFSGQVIKIF
- a CDS encoding 50S ribosomal protein L28, coding for MSKVCEICGKGPVMGRKYNKLMSKYNPTPKVSKKPNLQWATLASGERVKACTRCKKTLLKKSRGK
- a CDS encoding site-2 protease family protein — translated: MTGIELIIVIIIFLFSVVFHEVAHGWVAFALGDSTAKRAGRLTLNPLKHLDPIGSVLLPGFLILMKFAGMGGFIFGWAKPVPINPYNFKDQKYGTAKVAIAGSAANFSLALIFGLALRFLPIIYSIQGVGLIFLYIVQINLILAIFNLLPIPPLDGSHILFTFLRKRADKLKMFLVQYGFFLLVFIIFFFFQYIAQAVLWLMQLIIGISI
- the rpsL gene encoding 30S ribosomal protein S12, encoding MPTIHQLIKKGRKKQVSKDKTPALAFVFNTIKNRPKKHDSPFKRGVCIKVFTVTPKKPNSALRKVARVRLSNGMEVSAYIPGEGHNLQEHSVVIVRGGRVKDLPGVRYHIVRGILDTSGVEKRKQGRSKYGAKKQA
- the rpsG gene encoding 30S ribosomal protein S7: MSKKKYIQVKPDPIYNDMTVAKLINYIMRKGNKSIARKIVYSALSIIKEKTKQEPVQFLEKAIQNASPVLEVKSKRIGGANYQVPIEVSKERRVALAVRWIIQASKKGKGSMAEKLAKELMEAAENTGNAVKKKETVHKMAEANKAFAHFAW
- the fusA gene encoding elongation factor G, which encodes MREFSVEKYRNIGIIAHIDAGKTTVSERVLFYTGISHKIGEVHEGEAIMDWMEQERERGITITSAATTCFWHPTEDGESKERECKINLIDTPGHIDFTAEVQRSLRVLDGAVVVFDGVAGVEAQSETVWHQADKFKVPRVCFINKLDRMGASFEYSLKTIWERLTPNAVAVQIPIGQEGNFSGVIDLITMKAVKFEGENGEKVIVEEIPDDMKDKAEEWRKKMLEKVAAEDHGLLENYLEGKEVGVEQIRKAIRKGVIDYQVIPVFCGSALKNKGTQLVLDAVVYYFPSPIDAPPIRGKDPKTEETIERKPSDDESFSALAFKVATDPFVGALTYFRIYSGKLSSGTSLLNSSNGKKIRIGRIVRMHSNHREEVEELYAGDIAAAIGLKDVETGHTICDPDNPIILEKIIFPEPVISIRIEPKTKADQEKLGLALKKLAEEDPTFKVKTDEETAETIISGMGELHLEILVDRMKKEFKMEANVGRPQVAYKETILAEAEAEGKYIRQSGGRGQYGHTWVRVSPKKPGEGFLFVDEIKGGIIPKEYIPAVRKGIEEAMERGILAGFPMVDVEAALYDGSFHEVDSSESAFKIAGSMAFQAAAKLAKPVLLEPIMRLEVSIPNEFFGDIIGDLNARRGRIKESFDRASMKVVEAFVPLAEMFGYATSLRSMTHGRAAFTMEFSHYDQVPHNTTQKIIEART
- the tuf gene encoding elongation factor Tu, yielding MAEKEKFERTKPHINVGTIGHVDHGKTTLTAAILKVLHLKGYRASQKGIDQIDSAPEEKARGVTINIAHVEYETEKRHYAHIDCPGHSDYIKNMITGAAQMDGAILVVSAVDGPMPQTREHILLARQVGVPAIIVFLNKCDAVDDPEMIGLVESEIRELLKKYEYPGDEIPIIRGSALKAVEVTSADDEAAKPILELAKTLDEYFPEPQRPIDQPSLMAIEDVFSIEGRGTVATGRIERGIIKSGEEMELVGIHPTTKTTAVSIEMFNKILDEGRAGDNVGILLRGLKKEDVERGQVLAKPGTITPHTEFETEIYALTKEEGGRHTPFFKGYKPQFYIRTTDVTGDVILPEGTEMVMPGDTANLIVKLIAPIALEEKNRFAIREGGRTVASGVVIKIIK
- the rpsJ gene encoding 30S ribosomal protein S10, with the protein product MPTTKKAKIEEAPQKIRIKLKAYDNKVLDKSARQIVETVLRYGAKICGPVPLPTEIHKYTVNRSSFVHKDAREQFEIRVHKRLIDILDSDQRVVESLTNLNLPTGVDIQIKI
- the rplC gene encoding 50S ribosomal protein L3 → MKKIILAKKIGMTQIWKDDKIIPVTLVQAGPCSITQLMAKEKDGYDAVQIGFQGLRKRKITKSKKKKPFSYLKEFKTKGEQGEIKKGDIIDVNIFEQGDKVKVSAISKGKGFQGGVKRWGFAGRKKTHGTKHESRTIGSIGSSFPQRVLKGKRMPGRMGTGRITVKNLEIVKIDKEKNQIALKGAIPGRKGTLVEIKEF
- the rplD gene encoding 50S ribosomal protein L4, translating into MKIDVYNSIGEKSGQMELPKKVFDRDPNPDLVHQAVISMQSNKRNVIAHTKDRSEVSGGGKKPWRQKGTGRARHGSSRSPIWIGGGVTFGPTNKRNFKMVVPKKMKKMALFSILSDKVRNQEISVIDNLTIEEAKTKTINKILTNLLNKIYPEQKKGKKRAFKSVLIILDKKDDKLIRAVRNIPKINIIDVRNLSILDAISTQRLIFLKDSIKTIKELSA
- the rplW gene encoding 50S ribosomal protein L23 produces the protein MSIFDVFKKKVRPEIKKEQKKEMPVVEKAVKKPEVKVVVKKEKKEKKEIVKEIKEAKKKGATKKQGILAPDEKTEEKKIVKPKKAVKPTSLAWKVLVKPHVTEKATYLGEKNEYAFVVSKSANKIEVKKAIEDVYDVNVEKVRMINIPGKKRRLGRVKGFKSGYKKAIIKIKKGQEIEVLPR